A genomic window from Gossypium hirsutum isolate 1008001.06 chromosome D12, Gossypium_hirsutum_v2.1, whole genome shotgun sequence includes:
- the LOC107945468 gene encoding uncharacterized protein, protein MGGCATKPKVLKGDEIPSPVAPPPEPAKQHVQVADDEGKKVEAEIVKAKDVDETKEVVIVNNEKVDDQANDPQTVSKLLNENERKGVAETESDSNTPSEPTKTESLEAVKQESMETDPSSVGGKAATVAVGETQNRETAAAGAEGEEGKTEVTK, encoded by the exons ATGGGAGGTTGCGCTACCAAACCTAAGGTTTTAAAGGGTGATGAGATCCCTTCTCCGGTTGCACCACCTCCTGAGCCGGCGAAACAACATGTTCAGGTCGCTGATGATGAGGGAAAGAAGGTGGAGGCTGAGATTGTTAAGGCCAAGGATGTTGACGAGACAAAGGAGGTTGTTATTGTTAATAATGAGAAGGTTGATGATCAAGCCAACGATCCTCAAACTGTTAGTAAGTTGTTGAATGAG AATGAAAGGAAGGGGGTAGCTGAGACTGAGAGTGATAGCAACACACCATCAGAGCCAACGAAAACCGAATCACTAGAGGCAGTGAAACAAGAATCAATGGAGACAGACCCTTCGTCTGTTGGAGGCAAAGCAGCAACAGTGGCTGTGGGTGAGACACAAAATAGGGAAACAGCAGCAGCAGGAGCTGAAGGCGAGGAAGGGAAGACTGAAGTAACAAAGTGA